One segment of Solanum lycopersicum chromosome 1, SLM_r2.1 DNA contains the following:
- the LOC104645457 gene encoding putative RING-H2 finger protein ATL21A, with protein MDNLLVLFVSFLLFSSIYAKNECPEVSICGDNPFQIRFPFGLESPQNQLCTYNPGFNLICNNEGKAILNLPGAGYFHVRDINYLTQRIQLYDPYNCLPERLTKFELHSSSVFKPVYYRDYIFLTCSTDTINPYLNVIGCMSNSTISTLATSYLSFASSTILSSYNCKVTSTASLPVSWTRNEEGAFSSKLNDDLVLTWLETDSSKAKKIFRIVALSLVIPALMCSLVLTCYICYKQSQEAAALPNTGRAAVVPRPEMIIGLDDSTIESYAKVVLGESRRIPGPNHGICPICLAEYHPKETVRCIPECEHCFHADCIDEWLKIKGICPVCRSNPSPIHLNFS; from the exons ATGGACAATTTGCTAGTCCTCTTTgtctcttttcttctcttttcatcTATCTATGCAAAAAATGAATGCCCTGAGGTTTCCATTTGTGGAGATAATCCTTTTCAAATACGATTTCCTTTTGGATTAGAAAGTCCACAAAATCAGCTCTGTACATATAATCCTGGTTTCAATCTAATATGCAACAACGAAGGCAAAGCAATTCTAAATCTTCCAGGTGCAGGGTATTTCCATGTACGCGATATCAACTACCTCACACAACGAATACAACTCTACGATCCATATAATTGCCTTCCGGAACGGCTTACTAAGTTTGAACTTCATTCTTCTTCTGTCTTCAAGCCAGTTTACTATCGAGACTATATTTTCTTAACTTGTTCGACAGATACAATCAACCCTTATTTGAATGTTATTGGTTGCATGAGTAATTCTACTATCTCAACTTTGGCTACTTCTTACTTGAGTTTTGCTTCATCAACAATATTGAGTTCGTATAACTGCAAAGTAACAAGCACTGCGTCTCTTCCTGTTTCGTGGACTCGTAATGAAGAGGGAGCTTTCTCAAGTAAACTCAACGATGATCTCGTGTTAACATGGCTTGAAACAG ATAGttcaaaagctaaaaaaattttCCGAATAGTTGCACTATCGTTAGTGATACCTGCTCTCATGTGTTCATTGGTTTTGACATGTTACATCTGCTATAAGCAAAGCCAAGAGGCGGCTGCTCTCCCGAACACCGGGAGAGCAGCCGTGGTGCCACGACCGGAAATGATTATCGGTCTAGACGATTCGACGATCGAATCGTACGCAAAAGTTGTTCTAGGAGAAAGTAGGAGAATTCCAGGGCCAAATCATGGGATTTGTCCAATATGTTTGGCAGAGTATCATCCAAAAGAGACAGTAAGATGCATACCTGAATGTGAACATTGTTTTCATGCTGATTGCATTGATGAATGGTTAAAGATTAAGGGTATTTGTCCTGTTTGTAGAAGTAATCCTTCCCCTATTCATCTTAATTTTTCATAA
- the LOC101248054 gene encoding putative RING-H2 finger protein ATL21A: MDILKFISFSFLLCLTVYARYDCPDSTCGNNHFDIRFPFGIEGSQNLQNCSYPGFSLICSNQGRSILSLPGAGDYYVRDIDYQTQEIQLYDPSDCLPKRLMNFSTSFSPPSLFKAVAYRNYTFLTCSTNSVLSRSNAISCLSNSTTSTLATTSPSIASQMISLYNCSIINNSSVPASWAFQYQSDFLTDLITDLVLTWDEPNCQECEVNHGVCGFKNAIIREIQCFDSPVTGNKRPVQQVLKFIAITLLIPGMTCLIGVSCYFCLECRRSSHTSVAIQRIIIGTTVAPQPATGLDDSTIESYTKVVLGESGRVPGPNHGSCPICLAEYHPKEIVKSIPECEHCFHAECVDEWLKINGSCPVCRNNPSPARLT; this comes from the exons ATGGACATTCTGAagttcatctctttctcttttctgCTCTGCTTAACTGTCTACGCAAGGTACGATTGCCCAGATTCCACTTGTGGGAATAACCACTTTGACATACGATTTCCTTTTGGAATAGAAGGGAGCCAGAACCTTCAGAACTGCAGTTATCCAGGTTTCAGTCTTATATGCAGCAACCAAGGTAGATCAATTCTAAGTCTTCCAGGTGCAGGAGATTACTATGTACGTGACATAGATTACCAAACCCAAGAAATACAACTCTATGATCCATCTGATTGCCTCCCAAAACGTCTGATGAATTTCAGCACTTCTTTTTCCCCTCCTTCACTTTTCAAAGCTGTTGCCTATCGGAACTATACTTTCTTGACTTGTTCAACCAATTCGGTTTTGTCTCGGTCAAATGCCATCAGTTGTCTAAGCAATTCCACTACTTCAACTTTAGCTACTACTTCTCCAAGTATTGCGAGCCAAATGATAAGTTTGTATAACTGTAGCATAATCAACAATTCATCCGTTCCTGCTTCATGGGCATTCCAATACCAATCAGATTTTTTAACAGACCTTATTACCGATCTTGTGTTAACATGGGATGAACCAAACTGCCAAGAGTGTGAAGTAAACCACGGTGTTTGTGGGTTCAAGAATGCCATTATCAGAGAAATTCAATGCTTTGATAGTCCTGTAACAg GTAACAAAAGGCCGGTTCAACAAGTTCTCAAATTTATTGCGATAACCTTGCTTATTCCAGGCATGACATGTTTAATTGGTGTATCATGTTACTTCTGTTTGGAGTGTCGCCGATCCAGCCACACCTCCGTTGCAATCCAACGTATCATCATCGGAACAACAGTAGCACCACAACCGGCTACTGGCCTCGATGACTCGACAATTGAGTCCTACACAAAAGtagtcctaggagagagtgggaGAGTTCCAGGGCCAAATCATGGGAGTTGTCCAATATGCCTTGCAGAGTACCACCCAAAAGAGATAGTGAAGTCCATACCTGAATGTGAACATTGCTTTCACGCTGAATGCGTTGATGAATGGTTAAAGATTAATGGTTCTTGTCCTGTTTGCAGAAACAATCCTTCTCCTGCTCGATTAACTTAG
- the LOC101248338 gene encoding probable F-box protein At3g61730 isoform X2 — protein sequence MGKRMRRTRPLCSCVSPRLKFLTPHSIFSWYEEDLWTEIAKFLDGRSLVMLASTSKWFHRIIMEDIIWKHACLRDLQVPDPGKVAFKWINLYAAAFNGCHSYKFRQQDKHIDWMRIGAFSFDSQNALLTENLIPPLKVLKEKTTEKMLESNGCCVVRNVKSGIWIADLQLVRCPVCDLNTCDGTMQVLDARHIELFLSEGYQDGSWDYELLGSHNEKKQANGASAAVLDLKSWVGKPNDWQPKAMITSYAVAVNTNLQENEGLHVKFHVMKSGKNGEIVSIRMSEQLQ from the exons ATGGGGAAGCGTATGAGGAGAACAAGACCGCTCTGTAGCTGTGTATCTCCTCGATTGAAATTTCTCACTCCTCACTCTATCTTCTCCtg GTACGAAGAGGACCTGTGGACAGAGATTGCTAAGTTCTTGGATGGAAGATCTTTGGTGATGCTTGCATCAACTAGCAAATGGTTCCATCGTATCATTATGGAGGACATCATATGGAAACATGCTTGCTTGCGAGACCTCCAGGTTCCTGACCCTGGAAAAGTAGCATTCAAATGGATCAACTTATATGCAGCAGCCTTTA ATGGATGTCATTCTTACAAGTTCCGCCAGCAGGATAAACATATTG ACTGGATGCGCATTGGAGCATTTTCCTTTGACTCGCAAAATGCACTCTTGACAGAGAATTTGATCCCTCCCTTGAAAGTCCTTAAGGAGAAGACAACAGAGAAGATGTTGGAGTCAAACGGGTGCTGTGTGGTCAGAAATGTCAAGAGTGGAATCTGGATTGCTG ATTTGCAGCTTGTTCGTTGCCCAGTCTGTGACCTGAACACATGTGATG GAACAATGCAGGTATTAGATGCAAGACATATTGAACTGTTCCTAAGTGAAGGATACCAGGATGGAAGCTGGGATTATGAGTTGCTAGGTTCCCACAACGAGAAGAAGCAAGCTAATGGAGCCTCTGCTG CTGTCCTTGATCTCAAGTCATGGGTAGGAAAGCCCAATGATTGGCAACCAAAAGCTATGATAACCTCTTATGCAGTAGCAGTTAATACAAACTTGCAAGAGAATGAAG GTCTTCACGTAAAATTCCATGTCATGAAGTCCGGGAAGAATGGTGAAATTGTTTCAATCAGAATGTCAGAGCAGCTCCAGTGA
- the LOC101248338 gene encoding probable F-box protein At3g61730 isoform X1 codes for MGKRMRRTRPLCSCVSPRLKFLTPHSIFSWYEEDLWTEIAKFLDGRSLVMLASTSKWFHRIIMEDIIWKHACLRDLQVPDPGKVAFKWINLYAAAFNGCHSYKFRQQDKHIDWMRIGAFSFDSQNALLTENLIPPLKVLKEKTTEKMLESNGCCVVRNVKSGIWIADLQLVRCPVCDLNTCDGTMQVLDARHIELFLSEGYQDGSWDYELLGSHNEKKQANGASAGIFDIKHLKDHSTSAVLDLKSWVGKPNDWQPKAMITSYAVAVNTNLQENEGLHVKFHVMKSGKNGEIVSIRMSEQLQ; via the exons ATGGGGAAGCGTATGAGGAGAACAAGACCGCTCTGTAGCTGTGTATCTCCTCGATTGAAATTTCTCACTCCTCACTCTATCTTCTCCtg GTACGAAGAGGACCTGTGGACAGAGATTGCTAAGTTCTTGGATGGAAGATCTTTGGTGATGCTTGCATCAACTAGCAAATGGTTCCATCGTATCATTATGGAGGACATCATATGGAAACATGCTTGCTTGCGAGACCTCCAGGTTCCTGACCCTGGAAAAGTAGCATTCAAATGGATCAACTTATATGCAGCAGCCTTTA ATGGATGTCATTCTTACAAGTTCCGCCAGCAGGATAAACATATTG ACTGGATGCGCATTGGAGCATTTTCCTTTGACTCGCAAAATGCACTCTTGACAGAGAATTTGATCCCTCCCTTGAAAGTCCTTAAGGAGAAGACAACAGAGAAGATGTTGGAGTCAAACGGGTGCTGTGTGGTCAGAAATGTCAAGAGTGGAATCTGGATTGCTG ATTTGCAGCTTGTTCGTTGCCCAGTCTGTGACCTGAACACATGTGATG GAACAATGCAGGTATTAGATGCAAGACATATTGAACTGTTCCTAAGTGAAGGATACCAGGATGGAAGCTGGGATTATGAGTTGCTAGGTTCCCACAACGAGAAGAAGCAAGCTAATGGAGCCTCTGCTGGTATATTTGATATCAAACATCTCAAAGATCACTCAACTTCTG CTGTCCTTGATCTCAAGTCATGGGTAGGAAAGCCCAATGATTGGCAACCAAAAGCTATGATAACCTCTTATGCAGTAGCAGTTAATACAAACTTGCAAGAGAATGAAG GTCTTCACGTAAAATTCCATGTCATGAAGTCCGGGAAGAATGGTGAAATTGTTTCAATCAGAATGTCAGAGCAGCTCCAGTGA
- the LOC104645458 gene encoding putative B3 domain-containing protein At4g03160 yields MTTIRLFGNDIKVSEKKEEKSIMLFGTRIFQSPANNSSDRFINRSDLPPRSMCLAIESFHGSRPVYVGWKYLENSDINANLSRFLIPVECYSKLLYYMSKLEREKVLNKDDRGINVSVIDPKGNLHDMKFTGWKSLGRLVFNRGWNNLVRENQFKKGDLLEFWHFRMPNNKPCFAINIIRY; encoded by the coding sequence ATGACTACAATAAGACTATTTGgcaatgacatcaaagtctcaGAGAAGAAGGAGGAAAAGAGCATAATGTTATTCGGAACACGTATTTTCCAGTCTCCAGCGAACAACAGTAGCGATAGATTTATAAATAGGTCAGATTTGCCTCCACGAAGTATGTGTTTAGCTATTGAGTCATTCCATGGGAGTAGACCGGTTTACGTGGGCTGGAAATACTTGGAGAACTCGGATATCAACGCGAACTTGAGCAGGTTCTTAATTCCAGTTGAGTGCTACTCGAAATTACTCTACTACATGAGTAAGTTGGAGAGAGAAAAGGTACTAAACAAAGATGATAGAGGTATTAACGTGAGTGTAATTGATCCAAAGGGCAATTTACATGACATGAAGTTTACTGGATGGAAGAGTTTGGGGAGACTTGTGTTTAACAGAGGATGGAACAATCTTGTTAGAGAGAACCAATTTAAAAAAGGGGATTTACTTGAGTTCTGGCATTTCAGAATGCCTAATAATAAACCTTGTTTTGCTATAAATATCATTAGGTACTAG
- the LOC138347246 gene encoding B3 domain-containing protein At2g31720-like, whose translation MTTIRLFGNNITVLRLFGVQFSPLNNNNVQQRDDRVMNMPDLLPPSLRLNIESVRGSEPVHMGRKYLENSDTNSSLSRFLIPAECATNLLQHMTESEREKIQSDDDKGIDISVMDPKGDLHNMKFTEWKSLKRLVFNRGWNKLVENNQLHKGDLLSLWHYRSFNNKPCFAVNIIPKPKQ comes from the coding sequence ATGACTACAATAAGACTATTTGGCAATAACATCACAGTCTTGAGGTTATTTGGAGTACAGTTTTCGCCATTGAACAATAATAACGTGCAGCAGCGCGACGATAGAGTTATGAATATGCCAGATTTGCTTCCACCAAGCTTGCGTTTGAATATTGAGTCTGTCCGAGGGAGTGAACCGGTTCACATGGGCCGGAAATACTTGGAGAATTCGGACACCAACTCGAGCTTGAGCCGATTCCTTATTCCAGCTGAGTGCGCCACAAACTTGCTCCAACACATGACTGAGTCGGAGAGAGAAAAGATACAAAGTGATGATGATAAAGGCATTGACATTAGCGTAATGGATCCGAAAGGTGATTTACATAACATGAAGTTTACTGAATGGAAGAGCTTGAAGAGACTTGTGTTTAACAGAGGATGGAATAAACTTGTCGAAAATAACCAACTACATAAAGGAGATTTACTCAGCCTCTGGCACTACAGAAGCTTTAATAATAAGCCTTGTTTTGCTGTAAATATCATTCCCAAGCCTAAACAATAA